TTCGTCCCGCCCCGCGGAATGGATTCGGAGTCACCCGGAGCCGTCTCGCGGATGGGGACGTCGCTTCGATCTCCACCGCGGTGGGGACCGAGCTCACGGCCGTGGAGGCGTTCACCTTCGGCCCGATGGCAAGGTCGTACGCGATCACGTCGCCCGTGGAGACGAGGTGCTGCCGGATCTGCGCGGGCGTGAGCGACGGGTACCGCGCCCGGACGAGACCCGCCACGCCCGCCACGAGCGGCGCCGCGAACGAGGTCCCGTCGCCGTACATGTACGGGTTCACGCCGTCCCAGCCGAAGGCGAGGATGTAGAGGAGCTGGTTCACGGCGTTGACCGTGTAGTTCCTGGCGATGGTGGACCACATGAGGCTCCCGGGGGCGGCGATGTCGACCCAGGGTCCCCAGTTCGAGAACGAGGCCCGCTCGTTGTTGAAGTCCGTCGCCGCCACCGAGAGCACGTCGTCGGTCGCCGCCGGGTAGACGCTGATGCTGTCGCTCTCGTTTCCCGCCGAAGCCACGCACAACGTCCCCTGCGCGGTGGCCAGGTCGACCAGGGACTCGAAGAACGCGGGCACCTCGCCGGCGGCGGCTCCGGTATCGGCGTGCGCGCCGAAGCTCATCGAGATGATGGACGCGCCCTCGTCCAGCGCGTACAGGAACGCTCCTCCGATCGCTTCGGTGGTGATGCCGCCGTCCGGCTCCGAGATCTTGAGCGGCAGGATGCGGCTCTCCCAGCTCGCTCCCGCGATCCCTTCCCCGTTGTTCGTCCCCGCGGCGGCGATCCCCGCGCAGAACGTCCCGTGGAAACCCACGTCGATTCCCGTGGAGTCCATGGTCGCCTGGGGGGCGGGATCGTTGTCCCCGACCCCGAAGTCCCACCCCTTCACGTCGTCGATGAACCCATTCCCGTCGTCGTCGATTCCGTTCGCGGCAATCTCGTCGGGATTGGTCCACATCTTGGCGGCAAGGTCCGGGTGACCCGCATCCACGCCGGTGTCGAGGATCGCGATCGTGACCGCGCTGTCCCCGCGCTCGACATCCCAGGCGAACGGTAGCCGGATGTCGGCGAAGCTGAGATCGTCCACGTACCACTGGTAGACGAGGTAGAGATCGTCCGGGAGGAAGTGGAGGCCGAACCGGTAGTTCGGCGACGCGGCCACCACCGCCCCCGTGGCGCGGAGCGCGTTCGCCGCGGCGACGGGGTCGAAGGCCGGCCGCTCGCTCGAGAGCGTCCAGGCCCGAGCGTGTCTGGGGCTGCCTGCGCGCTCGCGATCGTGCGCGCGGGCACGGACGAGGCCATGCTCACGGAGCACGGCCGCGACGTTCGTGTTGCGAGAGCGCGGCACTCCCCCCGAGATCTCGAGGGCGGCGCCGTCCGCGATGACGACGATCTCTCCGGGCGTGCGGCTCGGCGGCCCCATGCCGGTTCGAAGGGGATTCGCGGTCCGATGGCGAAGCGCGGCATCCGGTGGAGCCGCGCTGGTCGGAGACGAGAATCCCAGTGCGGCGAGGACGAGACACACGCTGGGGAGCGTCGTGGATCGGGTCACGGCCGGTCTCCTTCTCCCATCAAGAGTGGGCTCTCACATCTTCCTTCCAACTCCGAGAAGGTGAGCGCTCGCCCCCACGATCGACGGCTCCTCTTCCAGCACGCGAGCGACGTGGAGCAGATCCGCCCGCAAGGCGTCGTTTCCCCACCGCTCCTCGAAGTCCTGGAGGATCCATCCCGGCCCTTCCACTCCGAACACGCGCACGTCACGGAGATCGGCCTCGGCCAGCTCGTAGTGGAGGTCGTCGGGACGGTGGAAGTACGCGGTGGTGAAGTAGTCGATCCGCTCCGTCTCGTTCCGGTGCTGGCCGTCCCGGAGATCCCGGTCCCGGATCGCGACGAAGCGAGGATCGAGCGTGAGCCTTCGCGCGAGGCCGTCCAGTGTCGACGCGTACCGGGAGATCGCGGCGCCGGCCACCACGCCGCCGGGCCGGGTGACGCGGACCGCCTCCACGAGCGCGCGGACGCGATCGCCTCGCTGGGTGAGATGGTAGAGCGGTCCCATCACGAGCACCGCGTCGGCGAACCCATCCTCTTGAGGGAGCGCGCGGGCGTCCCCCACCGTGAACGACTCGATGCGCACCGGCGCGCTCCCGTGCCTGCGGCGCGCCTCCTCGACCAGCCGCGGCGAGAGATCCACCAGATGCACTTCGTAGCCTCGCCCGGCGAGCCACGCCGAGTACGCGCCCGCGGCCCCTCCGACGTCGATCACGCGCGCCGGCGCGGGCGGGAGCACCCGAGTCAGGATGTCCTTCGTCCGCTCGAACTCGAGTCGGGAGGTTCCCTGGGCGAGACGGAGTTCCTCAGGATAGGTCGCGTAGTACTCCCCGACCGTCTTCTC
This portion of the Candidatus Eisenbacteria bacterium genome encodes:
- a CDS encoding S8 family serine peptidase; this translates as MTRSTTLPSVCLVLAALGFSSPTSAAPPDAALRHRTANPLRTGMGPPSRTPGEIVVIADGAALEISGGVPRSRNTNVAAVLREHGLVRARAHDRERAGSPRHARAWTLSSERPAFDPVAAANALRATGAVVAASPNYRFGLHFLPDDLYLVYQWYVDDLSFADIRLPFAWDVERGDSAVTIAILDTGVDAGHPDLAAKMWTNPDEIAANGIDDDGNGFIDDVKGWDFGVGDNDPAPQATMDSTGIDVGFHGTFCAGIAAAGTNNGEGIAGASWESRILPLKISEPDGGITTEAIGGAFLYALDEGASIISMSFGAHADTGAAAGEVPAFFESLVDLATAQGTLCVASAGNESDSISVYPAATDDVLSVAATDFNNERASFSNWGPWVDIAAPGSLMWSTIARNYTVNAVNQLLYILAFGWDGVNPYMYGDGTSFAAPLVAGVAGLVRARYPSLTPAQIRQHLVSTGDVIAYDLAIGPKVNASTAVSSVPTAVEIEATSPSARRLRVTPNPFRGAGRIRFDLPAPGEASVAIYDVTGRLVRTLAEGTRSSGPHTIDWDGRDDRGTPLGAGIYFVRLAAGPDVRKAKVVVIGP
- a CDS encoding class I SAM-dependent methyltransferase, with product MTVRTEHEKTVGEYYATYPEELRLAQGTSRLEFERTKDILTRVLPPAPARVIDVGGAAGAYSAWLAGRGYEVHLVDLSPRLVEEARRRHGSAPVRIESFTVGDARALPQEDGFADAVLVMGPLYHLTQRGDRVRALVEAVRVTRPGGVVAGAAISRYASTLDGLARRLTLDPRFVAIRDRDLRDGQHRNETERIDYFTTAYFHRPDDLHYELAEADLRDVRVFGVEGPGWILQDFEERWGNDALRADLLHVARVLEEEPSIVGASAHLLGVGRKM